One region of Thunnus albacares chromosome 8, fThuAlb1.1, whole genome shotgun sequence genomic DNA includes:
- the LOC122987072 gene encoding myelin-associated glycoprotein-like isoform X2: METLFLFLFLKVIQAEASSWTLQVPSSVKGLPGSCVVIPCSYNYPDPRKTVTQFTGTWQEDTNKLIYHPVASKIMQQYQGRTELVGDVRQKNCSLKIDPLQQSDHGPFHFRIEIGNYESFSYLQNKVSITMITEPNPINFSVKEEVEEGVKVFASCSVSHSCPASPPVFTWSHSGQEHFQPQQLENGQWEATSTLTFQPTRTDSNKPLQCTVTYKGGQHQKTSKVLKVKYAPEIKNVSSCSSEGDMVKCICIVESKPSSMVHFLLSNRVLSSTKVEIHGPVSIGTLQANLGSFRIIHCVANNTVGNANITLTLPDKSEIPTLYFAIASGAAAAILVILIVVAVVKKWKEMCYDNEQYPSNDHIYGNMETEWTTDDDAIYANA; encoded by the exons ATGGAAactctgtttctcttccttttcctgAAAG ttattcaAGCTGAAGCCTCGTCTTGGACGCTTCAGGTGCCATCTTCAGTTAAAGGCCTCCCTGGATCCTGTGTGGTGATTCCCTGCTCATATAACTACCCTGACCCGAGGAAGACGGTCACTCAATTCACTGGGACTTGGCAGGAGGACACAAATAAGCTTATCTATCACCCTGTTGCCTCTAAAATCATGCAGCAGTATCAAGGTCGAACCGAGCTGGTGGGAGATGTCAGACAGAAGAACTGTTCACTGAAGATTGATCCTCTTCAACAAAGTGACCATGGGCCTTTTCATTTCAGGATCGAAATTGGAAACTATGAAAGTTTTTCTTACCTGCAGAACAAAGTCTCCATTACAATGATAA CTGAACCAAATCCCATCAATTTCTCTGTGAAAGAGGAAGTGGAAGAGGGTGTAAAGGTGTTTGCGTCCTGCTCTGTGTCTCACTCCTGCCCCGCCTCTCCCCCTGTCTTCACCTGGAGTCACTCTGGACAAGAACATTTCCAACCACAGCAGCTTGAAAATGGCCAGTGGGAAGCAACGTCCACGCTGACCTTTCAACCCACCCGCACTGATAGCAACAAGCCTTTACAATGCACCGTAACATACAAGGGAGGGCAGCACCAGAAAACATCCAAGGTCCTCAAAGTGAAAT atGCCCCTGAGATTAAGAACGTCTCTTCCTGCTCCTCAGAGGGGGATATGGTGAAGTGCATCTGCATTGTAGAGTCCAAGCCCTCCAGCATGGTCCATTTTTTGCTTTCTAACAGAGTCCTGTCAAGCACCAAGGTAGAAATCCATGGACCTGTGTCCATTGGGACTCTGCAGGCAAACTTGGGATCATTTAGAATCATCCACTGTGTGGCAAACAACACGGTGGGCAATGCCAACATCACACTAACTTTACCGGATAAAA GTGAGATACCGACTCTTTATTTTGCCATTGCCAGTGGAGCTGCAGCTGCGATTTTGGTGATACTAATAGTGGTGGCAGTGGTTAAGAAATG